From the genome of Ptychodera flava strain L36383 chromosome 13, AS_Pfla_20210202, whole genome shotgun sequence:
CCTccaaactgaaagacttaaacttttgcccaaactttccctTGGGGAAGTTTAAACCACCACCATGAAAAGAACAACGTTGGATTCATCGTGCAAAATTTGCTACTAATGAAATAATTACCTATATTTACCTactttcgaaattcaaaatcgttggctgcaatccctgtgttaactctatgggagaaattttttcgaaaaactaagacggtggaatttttttctgaccCAAGAGTTTTAAAGCGAGTCCCACAAAGCTGTAGCtcacaaaatatttgtaaaaatttcgagTTCGAATACCTGTCTCCGAGGTCCATTCTACCTTGAAATATGGATATAGCATGAGTATTACTGAGTACCGAAGAGAATCTAGATCGCGTTGAAACTTGCAATGCGACTAAGTAACAATAGAGCTTCGGTAAATGCAAGAGTTGCTGATTTACGTTTTCATGTAGTTTTTCCAACACTGTTTCCTCAGTTTCTTGTAATACAGTTTCATTATCCCGATACAGTAGTTTCCATTGAAAGAATCCCATGTCGCTGGTTAGACAGACTTTTAGCTTTATAACTTCActtccaaaatatgcaaatttcaagtaAGGCATTTATCATACCACCATTTATGTAAACGCTTGCTTTGGGATAAGCTACTTCGGCTTACACGGTGCAGTTAATCCCAAATCTACTGTCACACGAAGATTATGAAAGCAGAGTTTGTATGATCGCGCATTCTAGGTCACCTGTCAGCTGTTTTCAACCTCTGTCAGCCTGCTTGTACCCCTCTTTCTCTGTCTCCGCCTCCCTCCGACGGATGCACTTGTTGGTGGAAACCTTTCAGTGAGAATAATCATTCACTCGATACAATTTTGTCAAGACGTCAATGTGCATTTTGCCTTCGTACCTTAGCTAGCGAAATTTAATGGATGGAAAGATAAAGACATTTACTTTGAAACCAGGGAACAGCAAATCACATGCTCCGTAACCGTCTGTTTTGGTCGAATGCTAGTCAAAATTGGTGTTTAATCCAGCACCGTTTTGCCAGTCTGGAGCTTGAGTGAAAACATTCATACAACCTCCTCGATGTACTGTAAGaatgtaaatttgcagcaaTTTCCCGTTTCCATTAATGTGTTATATCCGTAGAACAGTGTAATTGTTTGAGCTAGTGAAAGACTTCCAATCATGCTCAATCAGTGTCTAAAGcgctgattggacgagagctcacgACAGCAGTAGTGAAAGAGTAATATACCAGTGCCAAAAAGGTCCCCTCCACTAGCAAAGAATATGCGGAAACAAGGGGCATATAGATAATGTAAAGAAACTCGGTCAAAAAGATTAAATGATTTAAAGCGTTGAGATGATTAAAGAAGCGTAAACTTTCTGAGTTGCTTTAATTAGAATACAGTACAAAATACTACTCACAACCTACAATGCTCTTAATGACCTGGCCCCGAGCTACTTAAGTGAGCTTATTGAAATCAAAGAATCACCACGCTTACTTCGTTCATCCAATAAATTGTTTCTCAATGGTCCTGACTGCAGACATCAAACCAATAGAGAATGTACTTTCTCAAGAGCTGCTCCACTCCTCTGGAATAAACTACCATTTGAAATACGGAAATTTCCTACAGTCAACATGTTGAAAAAACGTTTAAAAACCCCGTCTTTTCTCGGAAACATTCTGACATTGCCACAGTTGTCCCACTTCgttgattgatttattttttatcgTTTGATAGACAGTGTTATTGATTGACAGATTTATTGATTGACTTTTTAATTGATTGTTTACCTTTTGATTTTTATGCAAcgttcattttttatttcaccgTGTTTTATTGAGCTTTTCCTTTTGTTTACATGCCCTTTTTACAGatagattttattttattttattacagaatgattttatatcattttattttttttatctttttatttcacCATGTTTTTATTGAGCTTTTCCTTTTGCTTACATACCCTTGTTACAGAATGATTTTTTTAATATACAGTGCATTTGAACAATGTCATTGGATAATGGCGCTttataaattttcttgattgattgattgattgatctcGCAACCGAGCTCGTCACTTCCATCGACGCAATCCGAATTGCCATCGCAGATGAAGGATGAGGGAATGCATCTGCCACCAGGGCAATGATAGTCATCCTCGTAACAGCGACATTGGTACTCATCATCGCCGCCAGGACAGTCGATAATGTCATCACATACTTTGCTTTGCGAAATACACATTCCATGAGAGCAGACATAATCTTCTGGATTGCATGTGTTACAGCCCCATTCATCGCCTCCGTCATGGCAGTCCGGTACGCCGTCACAAACAGACTCGATCGGAATACAGCTACCATCGTGACAGTAGTAATCGTGAACGCCGCATTGAGAGTGTCCACGTTGGGTTTCTTCTTTCCTGTACTGACAATCTATCACATCGTTACACAAAGAGCCAAGGGGAATAATTGACCCATCACTGCAAGTCGTATAACCCCTATCAACCGGTATGGGACAGGCCATTTCATCACTTGCGTCATAACAGTCTgggtaggaatcacaagccttGTATTCAGGTATGCACTGACCATTGGAACATCGGAATTCGTTGACAAGGCATTGGTAGGATGATCCACAGTACATCTCATCCTCTCCAAACGGACAGTCAATTATTCCATCGCACATGGCGTCAAAGACAAAAATGCTGCCGTCCAAACATAGAATAATGTCTTTGCCGATTAACGTAACTGAAAAATAATATGTTTAATTTCACACTTTAGTCTTTGGTTTGAAATTATCAGTGAAAAATGTATTATCTTTTAACATGTCAAATGGTAAACGTGTGCTTTCCGGCATGCCTCTGTTCGACCAAAAGGGTATGCCATGATGGATATTCATGACAattttatttctataatcaTTCTGAGACAAAAGCAGTATCCTTTGACAGCAGATATATTTTAATTATCTTcttttgagagaaaaacatgGAGTCCAGTTACTTCTCCTTCATTTTCGTCTTCCTTCTCAAAAACGATGAAAAATCAGGTATCAGATTCCAATTCAACGCAACGCCTGTGGTGCAAAATCCGGGTGCAAAATACAGTGTTGCTGTTGGCaaatgaattcaagtccggactggAATTCGTTTGTCAACAATCACACCAGACATCATAGGTAAGCGGACAGTGTTGACCAATGGGAATTTCGATAGAGCAGACAAGAAACGGGATTTCtcaacagaacaaaaaaaatgtaataacatGAAAATTCACGACCAAAGGAGGTTTGATAATTAAGACGTAGAGCTTTCTCACTTCTGGACGCCACACAAGAAATGGATATCCGTTCAAGCCCAATGTACCGTAACTTTGTTTGTTCTTTTGGATAAGGTGATGTGATAACAAATGTTTCTTATGTAAAATGTCTAGCGAAGTGTGGCCACAGAatgattttttcaaacatttgcaaTGAGCGAACAACATTAGATTGTCACGACTAACTCTAGAGTTACATATCTAATATGGCCGCTGCAAAACATACACGTTTGTAAGCACCTTAATTTAATCCACTTAATCCATCACCAAGGAttgaaatattgacattttcataGAAAATACGACTTAAATCACGGAACTTCAAAACACCTCTCCAGATATTTGGTGGTATTTTGGGGGGATAAGTAAAATGCAAAAAGGATACAGTCAACGGGACTCTTTAATTCCTACAGAACAAATGATTGAAATTACACGTTTTTAACTGTTTCATCTCTGGGAAAGGCATGTTTCAAACTTCTATTCACCAAGTTTTATAACCATGAACACATACCTTGCTGTTTTTTATCAGATGTAGATGTGCCTGCTTTCTGACTCTtccaaaatgattccatttTCCTGATAATATAATGTATAAAACAACTCTTGTAAACACTTAGAACAAAGCCTGATCAATTTCAGTTATCACATTGGCGGACATAAATGGACTTTAAGAACTCAAACATTTGGGGAAGGCTTATCTATCGTTTAAGCCGAGATgcccacaaatttcaatttcaaactctCCATTCTGTTTACACAACGCACATTGCAACAGGAGTAACGGAGATATATCAACGTTCGTGCCGTAATTAACAGGTTTAGTCACTTAATCGACCGGGATCGTGTGATGTAAAGTTCGCGCAAAGTGCGTTCATAAAAAAGGCATCATGGCTGAAAATTACGAATAAATCCTCAACACTGAATAATCCTACTCAGCCACACTCTTAAGATAGTTCTGTCCTCGAAACCGAAATTCAAGATTTGTTCGACTCGTCATCATGATCAACTTCATCAACTGTATAAatcaaatagaaaaataaagatCGGTGAAGTTTTgtaacagagaaacaaattaccaatgtttagtgacatttgaaattcaaagtcttcCGTAAGTCTTTGGGGTAATGTTCTatttttagaaaaactaagacggtgaatttttttttctcaaagatATTTAAATGAGCCCCACGGGagataaaacagaaaagtattgaaaaaatcaagagtcgagtatctgtccccgaggcgcattctaccttaaatcacagagtatcatagacagagtggtaacgcctgcatgccttttgttccatggtcgtctcggtagactattggcttttcatattaaaatgagcttcaaaggtgttaaactttttggaggctttgtttgtggttgataattacacgagattatgcgaaacatacgacgagatggcatcgtactgccagtcgcgtagcaaccatagttactttgtgagctttcaggccagaaacactgcttcacgccaatcaaaacataacacgccagcagtttcataaacatgtccttccttgacgcacgtgtgaaAGACGGTATGattgaccgtaaaccattgagtaaaaccagacagtatcgataaaagactttcaaatttggttcaaacacactcattatatattcataaaaatatgagaggaatttttaaaacggtaaaactcactttcctgaagctcaaaacactcccgttttcgccagcacgtcaattctgctcagcaccacacgaaaacaacaatacaaactttgccgaacatactttcgcttaacaattggcgaaaatccgaaaattaccgaaggattcatggtcggcactcttcggaaaagagaggcgagagcaacctgaggcgaggcgaacatggatgggttacgtaaccgcttcacgccttaaacaatacccgttgcgactctatctatccacagtccctctatagatagaggatagagggactgtgatctatctttctctatcaGTGGATCAGTGGGTTGGTAAGGAGACACAAACGTGAGGTTGCacacaccatggaggtagtaggacctccatgcacacacacataacTATCCTCACTTACCCCGTGGAGGTTGGAATGATCCTTTTccatccatggccagaagtcgggattttttcattttagacatttttacattttagtagtgcatgtttgacatgttaggtcggaactaacgtgaccaaaaaagccaaacttgcaaacctatcgtgtatcgtgcagacccaaCATATCCGCACCTAtcgtttctaaaatgtctaacgtgtatgtcaggtcggaactaacgtgcctaaaatgccaacgtgcaaacctatcgtgtatcgtgcagatcTAAGTGTAAGAACCTAGTGTCTAACATGTCTAACGTATATTTTAGGGCGTACAAGATAAGTCctattctatcatgccaatcgtgcaaagctatcgtgtatcgtgcacatGCAGCCAACATGTACGCACCTATCGTTTctaaatgtctaacgtgtatatcatgactgtacgaTTGACATACGGTATGGTACCATACCATACGACTTACTGTATctggacatacacgttagacattttagacacgttaggtccgtacacgttggtcagcacgttacacgaaaagtttgcacgattggcatgatagattttgactcgtggacaacctaaaatgacatacacgttagacactttagacacgttagctccgtaaatcttaggtcggcactTATACTATGTGTCTCAAGATTGTACGGACTTAACGTGTCTCAAATGtcaacgtgcatgtcattttaggctctcaacatgggtcaaaatctatcatgccaatcgtgcaaacttatcgtgtaacgtgccgacctaacgtgtacggacctaaagTGTCTAAAACGTCTaacatgtatatcatgactgtaccattcaacttatctggagcccctaaaatgacatacacgttagacattttagacacgttagatccgtacacgttaggtatGCACGATAcatgataggtttgcatgattgccaTGATAGCTCTTGACTCATTTGAGACCCTCATAATGGACATACACGTTTGAcatttagacacgttagctctgTCACGGTcaggtcggcacgttatacgatatgtctcatgATTGCCATGATACAATTCTACTTATCTGAACCCTAAAATGACGTACACTTTTGACGTctatgtctaacgtgtatgacatttcgtgcaaacctatcttgtatcgtgcagacctaacgtgtacggacctaacgtgtctaaaatgtctaacgtgtatgtcattttaggttctccacatgactccaatttctatcatgcatcgtgcaaacctattgtgtatcgtgcaaactaacgtgtacggacctagcgtgtctaaaatgtctaacgtgtatgtcattttaggttttcgaaatctgtcaaaatctaccatgccaatcgtgcaaacctatcgtgtatcgtgcaaaccataacgtgtacggacctaacgtgtctaaaatgtctaacgtgtatgtcattttaggtttccacatgactccaatttctatcatgccaatcatgcaaacttatcgtgtatcgtgcaaacctaacgtgtacggacctaacgtgtctaaaatgtctaacgtgtatgtcattttaggttttcgaCATCAGTCAAAATCTaccatgccaatcgtgcaaacctaacgtgtacggacctaacgtgtctaaaatgtctaacgtgtatgtcattttaggttgtccacatgactccaatttctatcatgccaatcgtgcaaacctatcgtgtatcgtgcaaaccataacgtgtacggacctaacgtgtctaaaatgtctaacgtgtatgtcattttaggttctccacatgactccaatttctatcatgccaatcatgcaaacctatcgtgtatcgtgcaaacctaacgtgtacggacctaacgtgtctaaaatgtctaacgtgtatgtcattttaggttttccacatgagtcaaaatctaccatgccaatcgtgcaaacctatcgtgtatcgtgcaaacctaacgtgtacggacctaacgtgtctaaaatgtctaacgtgtatgtcattttaggttctccacatgactccaatttctatcatgccaatcatgcaaacctatcatgtatcgtgcaaacctaacgtgtacggacctaacgtgtctaaaatgtctaatgtgcagacttttacagtgtttagtcatgcacgtttgtcctacacgtttgggttctataatgtacaatggcatacaatTGCCTatagcacgatagcttcaacaatgtgaaacgtgcatttttaccaactactggccatagctcTCCTTTTCCTCTGTACATGCTCATTCACTCAAACACCCATACACACAATGCAAGTCATGGTCATCATATTTACCCGAAGCGAGGGTTTGCCAACATATCTGGCCTCAGTGGCTGTATTTGCAGATTTCTCTGCAAACAGTGGATTCAAACCTCCAGTGATCGTTAACGTTGGATTCATATTCAGTGAAGTGGATCCTTTGATTCGGTTTCGAAGAGTACTTTTGGAACCTCTAAAAGCTGCCGTTGCTTTGATTCGATCAGCATCGCCAAGTCTTGCCAGTCCACACGCAACCACAAGCACCAGTGAGACACGAAGCATCTCGTGTAGCCCCATATCGACTGGCTTCTTTCAAAACCAATCGATGGAGATCTGTGTGGACGTTCGTTGAAGACGCTTATTTATGCATTTTGCAATCACACATGAATTTTAAGGATTCAAACTCGTGATCTGTGATGTGAGAATAAACGAAAGCTTTTCCGGCTTCGtacacaagatttttttttaaatttcaattttcattattggaaaaaaataaaacattaatcTAATACACATTGGTCGTCTTTGAATAATAGCTATTAATACGTGCATTATTCTGATTAGTAAAAAAGATTAGTAAAAATATtaatcatattttaataaatacttatattcaaacataaaaaaacaagtTGCGATATGCTGCATTATCGATGCTTTATGATTAATATCCAGCATAATTGTTCATAATTGGTATTTCATAATTGTTAAACGAACTGCCTTACAGATATTTATTCTGTGTCCTTGACATTATTTACAGATTCCTGTTCACAGGATTATTTCAGCCACAgtcagagggactgtgtttcagCGAAAAACACTCCAGAAAAATAAGGTATTTCCTGTGTACAGAAGGCTATTCACAGTGTGACTGCATGCTTCAGAGCTGGAGTCTTTAAGATAAGCTGTCCTAAAGCTTTCCTGAATGGCTTTCAAAAAATTGCGCAAGTGCCTTAAAGGTCCTTGACAATATGCACATTTATGGGTATATGATACGTGTACGAAGGCAGAAAGTCTCGCCCATAGTGGTTCCGGAAAAAACATGTGCAAGACATGAATTCCAATCTTTAGAAGATCTGCTGACTTAGAAATGGTGGGATCAAAGCAGGTCTCTGATCCGCACCGATGATGATGTTGTAACATGTAACAACTACGGGATTCAATATTTAAGAGCTTACATGACGCGTACTGCTGTCGTATGAGTGTGAGGTAATCACAGCACGCTTATTGAAAGTTTTAACTACTGTAACTTATTTCGAGACAAACTGTTGTGAGATGTGGAATGCATGTCTCAACAGCACTTGACAATGACGCTTTCTCTTTCATCCTCAAAAACAAACAGTATAATAATGCAAACTGACCATCATACATGTCATGAACTGCAAGTAACAAGGACAGCGtgagaaatatttcaaacaaagtAATACTATGCAAATAAATATCCGAATGTCCTAAAACTTTGATTATTGTATCACCTATTTTAATGTTAGCATATTTATGGTTTCATTTTATATTCCACTGCACCAGTTTCATCTTCAAAACGGTGTAAAAGCCCATAATACCAAGCAAATTTCTGATGATTTGATGCGACTGAAATTCATCTTCAAGTTACCCgcgaaagagagagagagagagagagagagagagagagagagagaggagagagagagagagagagagagagagagagagaggagagagagagagagagagagagagagagagaggagagagagagagagagagagagagagagagagagagagagagagagagagagagagagagagagagacagacagacagagagagatgaTATCTGAAAGGAATGAACCAGTTGCTTCgaaattaatgaaacatggCACCAACCAGGCACCAACCGTGTAAACAGATCaagtaaacacctattacctggccatgagggctatagcgcccgtttattaccctcagaggccgaggggtatagcgatgtgtttctggtaacgcatgGCCACGAGGGTTGATGAATAGGTGCTATAGATCTGATGAGAACCACGTTATAGCTTAAATATAACACTCCATACGCTCATGttgttttatgttgtatttttttgatgttttttgatTTTATGCACTGCAACAATCTATTGTGACATGTTTACTTGGGGCGATTTCTCCTCACCGGTAAC
Proteins encoded in this window:
- the LOC139148563 gene encoding very low-density lipoprotein receptor-like gives rise to the protein MCDGIIDCPFGEDEMYCGSSYQCLVNEFRCSNGQCIPEYKACDSYPDCYDASDEMACPIPVDRGYTTCSDGSIIPLGSLCNDVIDCQYRKEETQRGHSQCGVHDYYCHDGSCIPIESVCDGVPDCHDGGDEWGCNTCNPEDYVCSHGMCISQSKVCDDIIDCPGGDDEYQCRCYEDDYHCPGGRCIPSSFICDGNSDCVDGSDELGCEINQSINQENL